In Nitrospirae bacterium YQR-1, the genomic stretch TGCACTTATGGAACTTCGGCGTACGCGCTGATGGTACATGGAGCAACGGGTTAACCTTAAGAGGCGATATTGAGGCTCAGGCAGGAAATTACAGGATAGCTTCCGGCAGCGATGCAAAAATGAGAGGTTGGGCTCTTTTAGCCGGCGTTGATTACAAAATAACTCCTCCAGTTAAGTTAACACTTGAGTTTGCTTACGGCAGCGGAAACGGCGATGAAGACACCACTAACGATATCAAGTACTTTGTAACCTCACTGGGCAACGACCAGCACTACACCTATGTATATGAGTACCACACACCTACAGCATGCGGCGGCTTAACCAATTCAGGTATTTGTAACACCATGTACTTAAAGGGTGGAGTAGCGGCAGATATGTCAAAGTCCCTTTATGGCGAGCTCTATTTATATTGGCTGCACGCTTCCAGAAACGTAGCAATCTACAATGGCAACCCTTCCGGCAACCTCGGATGGGAAGTTGATGCTAAACTTGCATACAAGATTGCAAAGAACCTTCAGTACTATGTAGAGGGCGGTTACTTCTTTACAGGTAACTCTTATGACAGAGTTAAGACTGAGACATTTACTTATACAAACCTCAGCACTGCAAACCCTGTTACAACCTATGAGTACACCAGAAACGATGCATATGCAATCAGGCATGGCATACAGTTAAACTTCTAACATCTCTTAATAGAGATGTATGATAAGAGAGGGCTGCCTTTTGGCAGCCCTTTTTTTTGTAAGAATTTTACGGCTCTTTACCGGATCGAGTGGGTAGGAAAGTAAGAAGTATCCTCTGTCGCCTGAACCACAGTAGCCTACAGGTGGCGAGGAGACTGAAGTTTTTTATTAACTACGAAGTAAAATAGTAAACACAGCGCCATCAGGATGGTTCTCGGCTGTGATTGAACCATTCATGTTGTTTTCGATAATGGTTTTTGCCATATATAGCCCTATTCCCATTCCCGAGTGTTTATTCTTTGTCGTAAAATACCGGTCAAATATCTGTTCTCTGACGTTGTCGCTGATACCTGTGCCGTTGTCTTTTATAGTTAATTTATAATCGGTGCCGTTGTCACAAAGCGCAATATCTATGTTACCCTTATAACGTCTGTCAGCCATGGTCTTTCTCTTTTCAATAATGGAATCTTTTGCATTGTTTAAAATATTGAGCACAGCTTGCTTAAACTCATTTGGGTATCCCGTTATTTCCGGTTTAACTTGTGTATCGACAGTTAAGGAAACGTCAATAGAATTATGCTTTAAAAGTGCTGATATTATAGATATGACGTTGTTGATAGCATCAGTTAAACAAAACATAAATTTTTCTTTAGATGGTTCAAAGAAATCTTTAAAATCTTTTATTGTCTGGGACATGAAATTAATCTGATCCATGGTCTCCTCAACAAGATGCATAACACCTTTTGTTGTTTCACCATCGGATTCAACTGCTCCGGCATAGTCTTGTATTATCAGAGCAAGACTGTTAAGAGGAGACTTCCACTGGTGGGCTATAATGGAGAGCATTTCACCCATGGCGGCAAGTCTTGATTGATGTATAAGCAACTGTTCATGGTCCGTGCGTTTTTTTACTTCTTCTCTGACCTTTTCCTCAAGATTTTCGTTTAGTATCCTAAGGGCATTGGCACTTTCCCTGAGTTTTTCTTCGTAGGTTATCATATCGGTAATATCCCTTGAGATTCCTACAGTGCCGACTATGCTGCCGCTGCTGTCATACCATGGTATTTTTGTTGCAGATACCCATGTTTCTTTACCATTTCTATGTGTTATTTTTTCAATCTTGTTTTTGATGGCAACTCCGGAGGAGATTATCTGGAGTTCATCATCAAATGCCTTTTGAGCCTGAGCCGGTGGAAAATAGTCAAAATCTGTTTTTCCTATCATTTCCGCTGCTGTTGTTTTAGAGTGTTCTGCTTTAGCATTGTTTACACGTACAAAACGGCTTTCTCTGTCTTTAAAAAATATTGAGTCAGGAATATTATCCATTATAGCCTGAAGAAAATCAGTGCTACAGTACGATTGTTCAGCGCTTTGAGATTTATCGGTATTTGTGCTCATAAACACGACATTTAAATCTCTGGTTAGTTACCATGGTGCAAACTCGCTCTTTGTAACTCCGCATACAGGGCAGCGCCATGCATCGGGAAGCGCTGCAAAGGTAACGTCACAGGCTATTCCCTGCCGCTCATCTCCTTTTGAGGGATCATATATATAGCCGCAGCCGATACAAATATACTTGGTCATCT encodes the following:
- a CDS encoding PAS domain-containing sensor histidine kinase, giving the protein MSTNTDKSQSAEQSYCSTDFLQAIMDNIPDSIFFKDRESRFVRVNNAKAEHSKTTAAEMIGKTDFDYFPPAQAQKAFDDELQIISSGVAIKNKIEKITHRNGKETWVSATKIPWYDSSGSIVGTVGISRDITDMITYEEKLRESANALRILNENLEEKVREEVKKRTDHEQLLIHQSRLAAMGEMLSIIAHQWKSPLNSLALIIQDYAGAVESDGETTKGVMHLVEETMDQINFMSQTIKDFKDFFEPSKEKFMFCLTDAINNVISIISALLKHNSIDVSLTVDTQVKPEITGYPNEFKQAVLNILNNAKDSIIEKRKTMADRRYKGNIDIALCDNGTDYKLTIKDNGTGISDNVREQIFDRYFTTKNKHSGMGIGLYMAKTIIENNMNGSITAENHPDGAVFTILLRS
- a CDS encoding rubredoxin, with the protein product MTKYICIGCGYIYDPSKGDERQGIACDVTFAALPDAWRCPVCGVTKSEFAPW